From the Candidatus Pelagibacter sp. IMCC9063 genome, the window ACATTGTCTCTAATGATAGTAAATTTCAAATCTTCATCTTCATCTAGGCGTCTAATCGTAATATCAATGGAAGTCCCTATTTTTCCACGCATTAGGTTTACAGCTTCTTGCAAAGTTAGACCCTTAACTTGATCTTCATCAATTTTAATTATGTAGTCTCCTGGCTTTACCCCAACCTCATCTGCAGGAGATCCTTCAATAGGAGTAATTACTTTTATAAATCCTGATTCCATAGTGATCTCAATACCCAAGCCACCAAACTCTCCTTTTGTCTCAATGTTCATATTCCTGAAACTTTCAGGATTCATATATGCGGAATAAGGATCGAGCGATTGAAGCATTCCATTAATAGCAGCATCAATCACCTTACTTTGGTCAACGTCTGTTACATATTCCTTGTTAATTTTTTCCAAGACATCACTAAATAAATCTAACTTTTCATAAAGAGGGTGTGTATTTTTAGAACTTGCACTAGGAACAAGCAAAACTAGAAATATTAAAATTAATCTTATAAAGAATCTCATATGTTTTAATATTTATGGTATGGATGATTAGTTATAATTGTAGCACATCTGTAAAATTGTTCACACAAAATTACTCTAGATAAAGAGTGTGGAAAAGTCATTTTACCTAAAGATATTTTTTCACATTTTCCTGTATTGACCGAAATTCCCTCTGGTTTTCCTATAAGAAGATATAATTCTTTACTGCCATTGTTTAATGTTTTCTGAATGTATTTTGAGAATTCTATACTAGAATATATTTTTCCAATTTCACTTAGGATTAATATTTTAGTGTTACTATTTTTATTGTTAATTATTTTGATAATTTCTTTTGATGTAGACTGTTTGATTGAAAAATTACTAAAACCACTTTGTTTTATAGAATTTATTCTTTGTTGGTAGAGCGTACATAATTCTTTCTCAGGACCTTTGTTAACTCGTCCTTCGCACAAAATTGTCACCTTCATTTAAATGGTAATATTTTGCTGAGGGAGTATGTCCTCCCACATTTTTTCAAGATTATACAAAGATCGTTTTTCTGGATGAAATATATGAACCACCACTTCTATTGCATCTAGCAGCTTCCAGTCATCACTTTCTTGCCCTTCAATATTACAACCTTTAATCCCAATATTTTTCAACTCTTGCGCGGTTATTTCTGTAATTGATTGTATGTGCCTAGAGGAAGTTCCGCTTGCTACAATCATATAATCAGCAATTGAACTCTTGTCTTTCAAGTCAATTGTAACAATATTTGTTGCCTTGTTGTCATCTAGTATTTTTTTAATTATTGATACTAAACTTGTTTTTTTTTCACTTACCATTTTAATAATTATTTATATAAACTAATTCTAAGTCTTGAAGAAGATACATTAATACCCTTGTTGTTAATATACACCCATTCCTTTTGTTTAGGGCCTATTTTAAGCAAAGTATCCAAGCTTATTTTTGTTTTTCTAAATTTTTTAGCTGCGGGAGAAGTTAGTGCGGGTTTTTTATAACCAATTCTATTCATGACTACCACAGTACATAAAGAAAATATTTTTTTATAATCTTTCCACTGATGTAGCCGAATCAAATTATCTGCCCCGATAATAAAAAACAAATTTGTTTTTTTAGTAATTTTCTTTTTTATTTTTCGTAGAATATTTATAGTAAGGTTAGAATTTTTAATATCACCTGTATTAAGTAATTTTATTTTTTTTTCACTCCTTGTCAGCTGCCTACATAGTGTTTTTCTTTTATTTTCATTATTATGTGGGCTTGTTTTTTTAAGAGGGTTTTGTTTGGTGATAGCCCAATACAAAAGCTTAAGATCCAACTTTTTAATAACTAGTTTGGATATATGCAAATGACCTTTGTGTGGTGGGTCAAAAGTTCCCCCTAAAATTCCTAAGTTATTTTGGATTCTTAGTTTCAAGCTCTGATTTGGCCTTTGCCTTTAACAATATATTTGTATGAGGTTAGCTGTTCTAATCCTACAGGCCCTCTTGGATGAAGTTTGTTTGTGGAAATTCCCACTTCAGCACCAAGACCGAATTCATATCCGTCTGCAAATTGGGTAGAAGTATTATGCATGACTATTGAACTGGTAACTTCATTTAAAAATTTTTGTGCACTTTGTTTGCTATTAGTAATAATAGATTCCGTATGGTTTGTTCCATATTTGTGAATATGTGAAATGGCTTCATCTATACTATCCACAACTTTTACTGAAATAATAGACTCTAAATATTCAGTCTTCCAGTCCATTTCTTTTGCAAGGCTAGCTTTAGCAAAGTGCTTCTTGACCATTTTATCACCTATAATTTTGCAACCACTTTTATGTAGCAAATTTAGAATAGGTAGCAAGTGTGTGCCCACAACTTTTTTATGGATCAATAAAGTTTCGACTGCTCCGCATATACTGGTTCTTCTAAGTTTTGCATTAAATACAACTTTCCTGGACATTTCTAAGCTAGCCTTTGAATCAACATATATATGACAAAGTCCCTCTAAGTGACCAATGACGGGAACTTTGGATAAATCTAATACTTTTTTAACAAGACTTTTCCCACCTCTTGGAACTATTACGTCGATGTAAGATCTCATATTGGATAATAAATAATCCACATAATCTCTATTGGTTTTATTTATAAGCTGAATGCAATCAGGATTGATTTTATTTTTTTTTAATATTTTTCTAAACAAATTGCATAAAATGGTATTGGAATAAAAAGCTTCTGTTCCGCCACGAAGAATAGCGCAGTTACCAGACTTAAAACAAAGAATAGAAACATCTGCAGTCACATTAGGTCTTGCCTCATAAATGACACCAATCACCCCAATTGGCATTGTTATTTTTTGGATAACAAGACCATTAGGTCGTTTAGTGGAGCTTATAATTTTATTAGTAGGATCTTTAAGTTTTATTACTTCTTTAATTGACTGAATGATACTTTCAATTCTATCATTATTTAAAATTGACCGTTCTATTATATTTGCTTTAATTTTTTTGATTTTAGCATTTTTAATATCTAACTCATTAGCCTTAAGAATTGCTTTTTTATTTTTTTTTATTTCACTAATATAATCTTTCAACACTTTATTTTTGCGGATTTCTGTTAAGTGCACTATCGTATTAGATGCTACTACAGCTTTTTTACCTAGTTGTTCTAAGTAGTTATTTTTTTTCATTCTTTTCTTCTCTTACTAAATTATCTATATGAATTACCTCTCCACGTGAAGAATATCCAAGTATTTTGTTTATCTGATCACTTTTAAGACCTTTAATTTTTTTAATATCACTATTAGAGTAAGAGGATACTCCTATTCCCAATTTTTTTTTATGATCGCCAAAAATAGATACCGTATCCCCTCTTTGAAAGGTACCATTGGTGTCTAGTATTCCTACTGGCAATAAACTTTTTCCATTAATGATAGCTCGAGCAGCTCCTTCATCTACAAAAATAGATCCTTTTGTTTTGATAGTCCCCATAATCCATCTTTTTTTTGCATTACGGGAATTTATCTTTGGAACGAACCACGTAAATTTTTTACTCTTAATCATTTTTTGAATAGGATTGTTTATCGTCCCCGATCCAATAAGCATATTACAGCCTGCATCCATACAAATTTTTGCAGCTTCAATTTTAGTAATCATTCCACCCGACCCATAATCGCTAATACTTTTGGTTGCTATTCTTTTTATTGATTCATTAATTTCTGTAACTTTTTTTATATAGACAGAATCCTTAAATTGATTTGGGTTTTTAGAATACAGTCCGTCAATATCAGAAAGCATAATGAGTGTGTCAGCATTAATTATTTGAGCAACTCTTGCTGCAAGTCTGTCATTGTCTCCATATCTAATTTCAGATGTCGCTGTAGTATCGTTTTCATTTACAATAGGAACAATATTCATTTCAAATAGGTTAGAAATAGTATCTTTTGCATTTAAAGACCTTCTTCTGTTTTCTGTATCTTCCAGGGTAAGTAAAATCTGTGCGATTTTTATTTTTTTTCTTAAAAATGATTTTTTAAACAAATTCATTAATTCTATTTGTCCAACTGCAGCAATAGCCTGATGTTCTTTAAGCCTTAATTTTTTTTTATTTTTTTTTAGAAGTTTGCAACCCAAGGCAATAGCTCCAGAGGTTACTATAATAACTTTAATTTTTTTTTTGATCAAAAAATGGACATCATCGATTAACTTGTTTATCCAATCTTTTTTAAAGTTGTCTGTCTTATCTACCAACGTAGAAGAGCCAATTTTAATTATCAATAGTTTTGAATTTAAAATATTCATTATAAAATTCTTAATATTGTATTAATATTTTCTTTTTTGAGAATAGAAATTTCATAAAACTTCTTTTTAAAAAATTTCTTAAATTCTTTAAGTTTTTCATTTTTTTCTTTTTCTTCTAATAAATCAATTTTATTAAATACTACTATTTCTTTTTTTTTAATAAGCTTTTCACTATATTGTTTTAATTCTTCTCTGATTACCTTGTATTGTCTAATCAAATCATCCTCATTTATATCTATAATGTGTAATAAACTTTTGCATCTTTCAATGTGTTTTAAAAATTTATCTCCAAGTCCTATGCCTTTGTGTGCACCTTCGATTAACCCAGGGATATCGGCTAATACAATTTCTTTATCATCAATTTGAACTACTCCTAAATTTGGATTTATTGTAGTGAACGGGTAATTGGCTATTTTTGGCCTAGCTCTAGTTGATATGTTCAAAAAACTAGATTTTCCTGCATTAGGAAATCCAATCAACCCAACGTCTGCAATAATTTTTAATTCCAGCCATATTGAAATTTCCTCACCGAGTTTGCCCTTGGTAAATTTTCTGGGTGCACGATTAGTAGAACTTTTAAATTTTGTATTTCCAACTCCTCCAAAACCTCCTTTGGCCAAAATAAATTCTTCATCTTCTTTAGTAAAATCATAAATTAAAGTTTTCTTATCTTCTGCATATACTTGTGTTCCAAGAGGAACTCGTAAAATTAGATTTTTTCCTCCATGACCTGTTTTATTGCTAGACCCTCCCTTTTCTCCATTACCTGCTTTAAAATGTTGGGCATATCTAAAATCTATTAAAGTATTAAGACCATTCACAGATTTTAAAATAATAGACCCTCCCGATCCTCCATCACCACCATTAGGACCCCCAAATTCAACAAACTTTTCTCTTCTAAAGCTTGAAAGACCGCTTCCGCCATTTCCAGCTTTTACATAAATTTTAGCTTGATCTAAAAATTTCATAATTTAGGGAATTATAGGGGAATTGCTTCTTAAAAAAAGAAGTGTTTATCTAGTGAGGAATGACAGAAATGTATTTTTTTCCAAACTTTTTAGTTTGAAATTTAACTCTACCGCTTACTTTTGCAAAGATTGTGTGATCTTTTCCCATTCCAACATTTTGACCAGGATGCATTTTAGTGCCTCTCTGTCGTAGGATAATGTTACCAGGAATAACTGATTGTTCGCCATATTTTTTAACTCCCAGTCTTCTACCAGCACTATCTCGACCGTTTCTTGTAGAACCACCTGCTTTTTTCGTTGCCATAATATTATAATTTTAGTTTATTTTTTTTTAGATTCAACCGTATCTTTAGTTTTTATTTTTGTTTTTGTTTCTTTTTCCTTAGCAATAGAGGCTTTTGTTTTGGCTATAATGCCAACTTCAACTTTCTTATCTGCTTCAGATAGAATTTTTCCATCCTTTCCAAATATCTTCATAATTTGGATTACAGAAACTTGCTGTCTATGTCCTTTTTTTCGTCTTGAATTTTGTCTTCTTCTTTTTGTAAAAGATATAACTGTTTTATTTTTGGTTTGTTTAATAACAACGCCTTCAACTTTTGCTCCTTCTAAAAGTGGAGCTCCAATTTCGATATTGTCATCTTTGTTAGTTAGCAATACTTGATCAAAGTTAACTACGTTTCCAGCTTCGCCAGAAATTTTTTCTAAACGCAACGTATCATTAGCTGATACTTTGTATTGTTTTCCACCTGTATGTATTACTGCAAAAGTCATTGTATGTTTTTTAAAGTAGAGGCAATATATCCAGCAAGCTTATCATGTCAAGGCGTTAGATCAGTAAATACTAGAAATTATCCTTTAATTCCCTCAGTTTTGTAAAGACTTCTAGGTCTGTAGCATTGTTTAATGAGAGGGACTTTCTAACCGTAAGGTCGTCTAGTCTGAAAAAAATATTAGTTTTAAGCTCCATGCCAATAGTAGTTGGAATAGTAGGCTTATTCTGCCTTCTTAAGCTCTCTATCTCAGTGGCCCTTTTTTTTAAATCATCATTATACGGATCAACCGACATACAAAATGCTAGATTTGATTCTGTATATTCATGGCCACAAAACACTTTTGTTTCTGGAGGCAGTTTTCTTATCTGGTCTACAGAAGCCAACATTTCTTCATAGGTACCTTCAAAAATTCTTCCACACCCCAAAGAAAAAACAACATCTCCAACAAAAGCTAAATTATTTTTTTTGAAATAATAAAAAATATGTCCAGAAGTATGCCCTGGTACATGATGCACTTCTACTTCAGTATTAGCAAATTTCCAAACTTGACCATCGTCTAGCAGTATATCAATTCCCGGTATTCTATTGTGGTCAGGAGCAAATCCTACAATTTTACAGTTATATTTTTTTTGCAAAGATCGGTTTCCATCCACATGGTCTCCATGATGATGTGTATTTAATATAAAATCCAAAGATAAATTATTTTTTTCTAAAAAGGAATCTACAGCATTAAATTCTGCTGGATCAACGATTGCTACTTTTTTAGTCTCTGGATCTACAATGCAATAAGAGTAGTTGTCAGTTAGGCATGGAATTACATTTACAATCATTAAGTTTTTTTTGTATTATATAAGACCCAATGTATCAAGATATTATTAAACTAGAGAAATTTTATCAGTCTGAATTAGGCAAGGCCGTTCAAGATAGAATTTATTCTAAATTAAAAAAATACATCTATTTGCACGATGAAGAGAAGCTAGGAAGCTTTGGTTTTGGAGAGCCCTACCTATCTCTTTTACCTAAAAAAAAAGCGTCTATATTTAATTTTTTTTCTCAACAGATGGGAATTAAAAAAAACATTATAAACGAAAGATTTTCTAATGTATTGTTAGATGAAGAACAGCTACCCATTGAAGATCTTTTTTTGAATCATATTATCTGTATTCATTGCCTGGAACATTCAGAAAACTTAAAAAAAACCTTAAGAGAATTGTGGAGAGTTCTTTCGCCAGAGGGAAAAATTTACATTATACTACCCAACAAAAAATCTTCATGGAGCTTTTCATCTAAAAGTCCTTTTTCATCAGGGTTTGGTTTTTCTAAAAACCAAATTACTCGAGTTTTAGAAGACAACTTTTTTGAAATCCAATCTATTGACCGGCTGGTTTATTT encodes:
- a CDS encoding 23S rRNA (pseudouridine(1915)-N(3))-methyltransferase RlmH encodes the protein MKVTILCEGRVNKGPEKELCTLYQQRINSIKQSGFSNFSIKQSTSKEIIKIINNKNSNTKILILSEIGKIYSSIEFSKYIQKTLNNGSKELYLLIGKPEGISVNTGKCEKISLGKMTFPHSLSRVILCEQFYRCATIITNHPYHKY
- the rpmA gene encoding 50S ribosomal protein L27, whose protein sequence is MATKKAGGSTRNGRDSAGRRLGVKKYGEQSVIPGNIILRQRGTKMHPGQNVGMGKDHTIFAKVSGRVKFQTKKFGKKYISVIPH
- the gloB gene encoding hydroxyacylglutathione hydrolase, which gives rise to MIVNVIPCLTDNYSYCIVDPETKKVAIVDPAEFNAVDSFLEKNNLSLDFILNTHHHGDHVDGNRSLQKKYNCKIVGFAPDHNRIPGIDILLDDGQVWKFANTEVEVHHVPGHTSGHIFYYFKKNNLAFVGDVVFSLGCGRIFEGTYEEMLASVDQIRKLPPETKVFCGHEYTESNLAFCMSVDPYNDDLKKRATEIESLRRQNKPTIPTTIGMELKTNIFFRLDDLTVRKSLSLNNATDLEVFTKLRELKDNF
- the rplU gene encoding 50S ribosomal protein L21, with the translated sequence MTFAVIHTGGKQYKVSANDTLRLEKISGEAGNVVNFDQVLLTNKDDNIEIGAPLLEGAKVEGVVIKQTKNKTVISFTKRRRQNSRRKKGHRQQVSVIQIMKIFGKDGKILSEADKKVEVGIIAKTKASIAKEKETKTKIKTKDTVESKKK
- the rsfS gene encoding ribosome silencing factor produces the protein MVSEKKTSLVSIIKKILDDNKATNIVTIDLKDKSSIADYMIVASGTSSRHIQSITEITAQELKNIGIKGCNIEGQESDDWKLLDAIEVVVHIFHPEKRSLYNLEKMWEDILPQQNITI
- the cgtA gene encoding Obg family GTPase CgtA, producing MKFLDQAKIYVKAGNGGSGLSSFRREKFVEFGGPNGGDGGSGGSIILKSVNGLNTLIDFRYAQHFKAGNGEKGGSSNKTGHGGKNLILRVPLGTQVYAEDKKTLIYDFTKEDEEFILAKGGFGGVGNTKFKSSTNRAPRKFTKGKLGEEISIWLELKIIADVGLIGFPNAGKSSFLNISTRARPKIANYPFTTINPNLGVVQIDDKEIVLADIPGLIEGAHKGIGLGDKFLKHIERCKSLLHIIDINEDDLIRQYKVIREELKQYSEKLIKKKEIVVFNKIDLLEEKEKNEKLKEFKKFFKKKFYEISILKKENINTILRIL
- the proB gene encoding glutamate 5-kinase codes for the protein MNILNSKLLIIKIGSSTLVDKTDNFKKDWINKLIDDVHFLIKKKIKVIIVTSGAIALGCKLLKKNKKKLRLKEHQAIAAVGQIELMNLFKKSFLRKKIKIAQILLTLEDTENRRRSLNAKDTISNLFEMNIVPIVNENDTTATSEIRYGDNDRLAARVAQIINADTLIMLSDIDGLYSKNPNQFKDSVYIKKVTEINESIKRIATKSISDYGSGGMITKIEAAKICMDAGCNMLIGSGTINNPIQKMIKSKKFTWFVPKINSRNAKKRWIMGTIKTKGSIFVDEGAARAIINGKSLLPVGILDTNGTFQRGDTVSIFGDHKKKLGIGVSSYSNSDIKKIKGLKSDQINKILGYSSRGEVIHIDNLVREEKNEKK
- a CDS encoding glutamate-5-semialdehyde dehydrogenase; translation: MKKNNYLEQLGKKAVVASNTIVHLTEIRKNKVLKDYISEIKKNKKAILKANELDIKNAKIKKIKANIIERSILNNDRIESIIQSIKEVIKLKDPTNKIISSTKRPNGLVIQKITMPIGVIGVIYEARPNVTADVSILCFKSGNCAILRGGTEAFYSNTILCNLFRKILKKNKINPDCIQLINKTNRDYVDYLLSNMRSYIDVIVPRGGKSLVKKVLDLSKVPVIGHLEGLCHIYVDSKASLEMSRKVVFNAKLRRTSICGAVETLLIHKKVVGTHLLPILNLLHKSGCKIIGDKMVKKHFAKASLAKEMDWKTEYLESIISVKVVDSIDEAISHIHKYGTNHTESIITNSKQSAQKFLNEVTSSIVMHNTSTQFADGYEFGLGAEVGISTNKLHPRGPVGLEQLTSYKYIVKGKGQIRA
- the nadD gene encoding nicotinate (nicotinamide) nucleotide adenylyltransferase, producing the protein MKLRIQNNLGILGGTFDPPHKGHLHISKLVIKKLDLKLLYWAITKQNPLKKTSPHNNENKRKTLCRQLTRSEKKIKLLNTGDIKNSNLTINILRKIKKKITKKTNLFFIIGADNLIRLHQWKDYKKIFSLCTVVVMNRIGYKKPALTSPAAKKFRKTKISLDTLLKIGPKQKEWVYINNKGINVSSSRLRISLYK
- a CDS encoding methyltransferase domain-containing protein, with translation MYQDIIKLEKFYQSELGKAVQDRIYSKLKKYIYLHDEEKLGSFGFGEPYLSLLPKKKASIFNFFSQQMGIKKNIINERFSNVLLDEEQLPIEDLFLNHIICIHCLEHSENLKKTLRELWRVLSPEGKIYIILPNKKSSWSFSSKSPFSSGFGFSKNQITRVLEDNFFEIQSIDRLVYFPSWNSRLLLNNRFFLEKIGSYFWRFFNGFYLCVATKRIYANSKAKKFSFIKKRSSAEQV